A stretch of DNA from Melioribacteraceae bacterium 4301-Me:
CATAGTTCTTTATCAATACCTAATATAATTGTCATTAACAGAAAACCAATAATGAAAACGGTTATTTTACCAATTAAATTTGATGGCAAAACTTTCTTTAGCTTTAAGCTAAAAATAATACCACCAATCAAAATAAGTAAATCTCTTAAGAGTATTACCCAAAACAGGTAATTTGGAAGTTCATGTAATAGAAAAAGACTGAACACAATTACAAAAACTAAGACTTTATCTGCTACAGGGTCAATAATTTTGCCAAACTCTGTTACCTCCCCTCTCTTTCTGGCTAAATAACCATCCATTACGTCAGTTATAAAAGCTATAATTAGCAAGAATACAATTAATATTCTGTAAGAATTAAATGTATTATTGTCTTTAAATAGGAATAATAATGGGAAAGCAATTAAAAGTCTTATAAAGCTTATTATATTCGAAACAGTGATTATCTTTAACTGAGGTCTCATACTTTTATACTTGACTTCATTAATCTTCGTAGACTTCTTTTGATATTCCTAAATTTACT
This window harbors:
- a CDS encoding CDP-alcohol phosphatidyltransferase family protein, whose amino-acid sequence is MRPQLKIITVSNIISFIRLLIAFPLLFLFKDNNTFNSYRILIVFLLIIAFITDVMDGYLARKRGEVTEFGKIIDPVADKVLVFVIVFSLFLLHELPNYLFWVILLRDLLILIGGIIFSLKLKKVLPSNLIGKITVFIIGFLLMTIILGIDKELWVYKYLIYLSILFSIISVLAYLIRAIEAIKWSKNESDKITEFYKN